DNA from Christensenella timonensis:
CGCCCTGCGCCATGTTCGACAGGTTACGGTATACCGTTGCTTTACTGATCGCCGGATGGATTTTGGCGACTGCGCCGTATACCTCGTCCGCCGTCGGATGGTGCAGCTTTTGCACCTGTTCCATAATGATGTTTTTTTGGACTGTGTTTCTCGTTTCCATATTCAAATCCTTATCAATATTAATTACTAATAAGGATTATATATCAATATTTTTTTAATGTCAAGCAATTTGATAAAAAAAAGCCCCCGTAAAAAACAGGGGCTTTTTGAAACGCTGACCAATATTCTTTAATACACAGGATCGTCGCTGTTTTTTGAAACCTCTTCGCATTGCAACAGGACTTGTATATTCTGCAATTCATATTGGTTTAATTCATTGTCCTGTACTTGATGTTTTACAAGCGCCTGATACCAGCCATACTGTGAATAATGATCGATATACTTTTGCGTTTTAAACTGGTTCCCATGCCGTGCGTAGATTTCATTGCGCATGAATCCGAAAATTTCTTCGGAACCATAGGCGTTTTGCGTCGCTTCCATGATATCATACGCTTTATCCCATATTTCATCTTCGGAAAGATATCTTTTATCGCTGTCGGGGAATACAAAACCATTCCCGTCAAACATCGCGTTTGCCGCAGGCGCTTGGGATGCTTCGCCGGGGGGACTGGCGCCGGTATCCTCCTGCTTATTTTGCCCCGTTATAGTATATTGATCCCCTTTTGACTCGAGATATAATTGCCTGAGTTCGTTTAAATCGTCCGAGGAATACATACTTACCGTATCCCAGTACAGTTTTCCTTCTTCGTCCTTGTATATGTTGTCCGCTATAAGCGCCACATATACGGTATCCGCAGAAGTACCAAACCAAGAGCGCGTTGCCACTTCACATTCCACATATAGCTGGTAAGAATTATACCGTACGCTCCCAAAAAACATATTCGTATAATCATCCGCGTCCTTGAGCGCCATGAAATCTTCGCTTTTTTCGTATTCCGCGATCGTGGAGCTATAATATCCCGAAAGGAACGTATTGATAAACGTCATGCCAGAGCCGCCGCCCTGTTCCTCGCCCCGCAGCGCGTCGTACATATCCTGGCGAAGCAGCTCCGTGTCGATCCCGTCCAGGGAATCGATATACTCCGGCTGCTTTTCGACTGTAAACTCTTTCTCCTTCTGCGCGACCCTGATTTTTTGTTCCTTTTGGTCCTCAACGCTGCACACGGCACACACGACAATTTTATCGCCATTCTTAACGTATCGTTCCCCGTCCGTTTCAAACGCAACATATTCCTGTGCGAAATCCGAGCAGCCCGAGGTATCAAGCTCGAATTCAACGAAAGGCGAAACGCCGTCGTACGCAACTTCGAGGCCCTCAAACACATCCTGGTCTTCCGCCTCCACAAGGCCGGATACCGTAATTTTCCGCTGGGCGTTACGCACGTTTATTTTCGCTTTTTTGAATGCCTCTTCGTCATATTCCGTCTTTACGATAATTTCCTGCCCGTTTGCAAGCCCTTCCGTCGGCATATCGAAATGGATCGTCCCCAGGATTTCCGCCGCCTGAAATTCGCCTATGTTGTCCTTCTTTGCCAGCTCCAGAAATACCCTGTCTAATTCAGGATCATTATTTTTCACGAGGATCGTACCGTCTTTGTTCACCCCGTCAAAGGTCACATTGAACAGTTTGGCCATATCTACTGTCGTATACGACGACAATACCGCGAGCATGACGATCACCACCACAATTGCCGCTGCGATACCTGCCAAAATAATTTTTTTCTTTTTATCAAAATTCCCGACTGCCCGCGCAACGCCCGCAGCCTTTTCCTTGAATGGCACGCCTTCTTCCGCTTCGGACGGTACGCTGTTTTTCATTGTCATCGATATCCAGGCCGAGAGTGCGGCGCAAAGGATGTAGAAAATAAGCGGCGCTACCAATCCGCCGCCTACCTCCAATAACCCGTAGGTGCCCTGGAACGCCATAGAAATGACGATGCCCATGATGAGCGTGATCACCGCAGCGGCCACAAACCATAACCAGGCCATCCTCTTTTGCTTGATGACCCAATAGATACCGATTCCAGCGAGCACGGGTGCTGCCAGA
Protein-coding regions in this window:
- a CDS encoding YARHG domain-containing protein, producing MFCRKCGSKLNEGDAFCSKCGEPVGGEIGPAGKAKGQSQNVLEPFKRYFSCFPYDFIVIVLAILAIVFSLTLPLFGFSGLASGAAGLLGLGGLAEGLNQMLSLFPMVAMVGGMAGGGYGAILLATFLAAPVLAGIGIYWVIKQKRMAWLWFVAAAVITLIMGIVISMAFQGTYGLLEVGGGLVAPLIFYILCAALSAWISMTMKNSVPSEAEEGVPFKEKAAGVARAVGNFDKKKKIILAGIAAAIVVVIVMLAVLSSYTTVDMAKLFNVTFDGVNKDGTILVKNNDPELDRVFLELAKKDNIGEFQAAEILGTIHFDMPTEGLANGQEIIVKTEYDEEAFKKAKINVRNAQRKITVSGLVEAEDQDVFEGLEVAYDGVSPFVEFELDTSGCSDFAQEYVAFETDGERYVKNGDKIVVCAVCSVEDQKEQKIRVAQKEKEFTVEKQPEYIDSLDGIDTELLRQDMYDALRGEEQGGGSGMTFINTFLSGYYSSTIAEYEKSEDFMALKDADDYTNMFFGSVRYNSYQLYVECEVATRSWFGTSADTVYVALIADNIYKDEEGKLYWDTVSMYSSDDLNELRQLYLESKGDQYTITGQNKQEDTGASPPGEASQAPAANAMFDGNGFVFPDSDKRYLSEDEIWDKAYDIMEATQNAYGSEEIFGFMRNEIYARHGNQFKTQKYIDHYSQYGWYQALVKHQVQDNELNQYELQNIQVLLQCEEVSKNSDDPVY